ATCAGAATAATGACTTGTCTAGATCTGCATTCCAAAGAAAAATCTTCGTACAAAACtcattatttgatgaaataagtCTTGCTTGCTTCATTTCTGTTCAAGCTAGTACTGATTAAATAAACCTACCTTTTGTGCATTGTTATTTATATTCTGTGTGATCATATTTTCTAAGTAACTGGATAATGGTACTCCTTTAATATTTACAACTGCTTCTTGTTTCAAGTGGGTTCTAAAAGAAAGAATAATTCTGTTAAAAAGTATCCTGGACTTTCAATAAAAATGAGTCATGAAACTTCAACTTAAAAAGAAAGTCGgacatgttttatatacttGAATGGCTaatttttactataaaaaaatagaacctgaacttttttaaaagtaaattctTCATATCAGAATCTTCATAATTGGACTGATATTGAATTATTGACTTTCCAGACACTAGTTTGCTGTTTGTTTCATGTATGCAGTGACCTTAACTATGAGACCTCTTGTTATAACTTCTGCCACCTCACAGTGGAAGTGCGAGGTGACAACTGTGATGAAAGAATGTGGGCAAAAGTGCTCTTGAAGGTAAATAGAATTAACAGATTCTTAAAGAAGAAATTTGATACAGCAAATCATTTAACAACTGTGAACAAATACCTTAACAAATTGAATCACatggaaaatattaaaacaaatgtcatgGCTTTTTCAATTTAGTTATTGGTCACATgctttgttgttattgttttatcaatGCCTCAATCAGGTAATCTTAGGCAACAAACTTTAATAAGCTTGCCATCAACAACCACTACATGAAATAGTATTTgcctataatcatgataatgcgTTTATATACATGTCACTGTGTAATTGAAACTTGACCAATTTTTTGTCATACTTATGAGCATGCAAAGCAATGCATTTTTAATTGAACGACACTTTTATACAACAGtgcaaaaactacaaaaattatgatgtaaaatttgttttcttattttatttaatctttcTGTTAATGAATCATGATCATACACATTTagtgtttttggttattatctatAATAGGACTTACTTAGAACTGTCTTCAGGGTGTGTTGCATACACTAGTTTTTCGTCAATGGTTACTAAATTACACCAGGTTAActgaaaagatataaaataagtgagtaaattttctaaaaagtcTCTCACAAAGAAACGTAAGCACATGTTTTTGCTATGGGGACATATGTGTATCTGAAAACATACTGAAATTTACTACACCATGTATACTGTTAACAACAAGTATGTTCATTTAATACATACATGGTATCAAGGGGAGGtaatttacaaatacatgtagggTAACAACCTATAGAaatgttttcataatttttaatatatagacTTTCACTGTATAAAAACATCCAACTGAAGTTTAGATATGGAAGTGACTTATGTAGCCTATGTCTTATGTATGTTTCATGGAACAGTCAATAATGAGCATTTTTAAGTTATGACAAAATGGTacaactgcattttttttatatacattttggtGTAGTATTGCAAAATCACAGcattataaactttataatcTGATAAGATGTGGTTCAAGGTTTTAACCAAAAAACATATCATTGATGATAAGTTTTTATTCCATATAGGTGTCATCAAATTAGAATAACAGGAATAgtctgtattattttttattgtgtatacatttttcaataaaacagGAGGATAAATAATcttcaataactttttttttattcagaagaTATTTAAAAGTACTATACTTTGAAAGCAAATATCTGATATTgtgtataattaaaaataaaagtttaactaTATGCACATGCACAAGTTTATAACAATACAGATCAAAGGAATattgaaagtatatatataacaacattCTGATAAAATCAAGAAATGAAATACATATGAATGTAACTTAGAAGATAATTTGGTGAAACATGCAAATTCTTAGGATTTATTtcgaaaacaataaaaatacatgaaatgTACAACAGCAAATACGATGTCAAATAAACAATCAATGAAACTAAAAAACCTTAATTATTACAAGTGTcatcattacaaaaaatcttggTCTAAGAACTGCATATATCATTCTTGTTTTCAGGAATTTGCCAGTTGTTCCTCTTTGAAGATAACAGTATTAAATCGATGTTCTAAACCAATGTCTTCTATATTCTTGGCAGAGTAAATTTTAACTTCTGATTTAAAGATAAGTCTTTCTACACCTAATGACTTATGTATTCATGTTATGTATCTATCCAGGAGATGTAaagaattaaatttcaatttaaaaaggcGTTTACTGGTGCCTTTTCACTTACATTTTTGGACTTAAGTGTCATGGTTTTTGCCTTGGGGTCAACTTCTGAATGTTCTGATCCGTACGCATTTTCATCCTGTCCTAAAATCTAATGAAGAaacaaataaggaaatgaaaagtGACATGCTAAAATAAAAGTGAAGTAAAAACCCTGCAGCTTTATATGAgacctatttttttaattctggcATAAAATGCAAGCTATCCCTTGTTTTAAAAATCGCTATGATTACATATGAGCCGCGTCAGATAGATATCTCTCTTATGCACATTAATAAGGTCAACAAAATCTCTACAGAATGTCTGTTactgtttgaaaatttgagttGTAATAAGCACCCtacaaaaaagaacaaatataatccatttttttctcaaatgtttCATTAATCAACTAAGGActtatgtatgtacatgtacatttggaAAAGGACAATTTCTTTAGACGCAGCTCATATTTTTGGTTCAAACTGGATCTATTCAGTTATTTTACTGGTTCTGGACTCATTAAAGCTGCAAAATTTAATATGTAACTAAGcacaacaaaacagaaaatacaaacatttatttttgtgttctCACTCACATTTCTTGATTTGATAGACATAGTGTTAGTTTTCAAGTCAACGTCTGACTTCTCAATCACATAACAATCATCTGATATGCCAACCATCTGTTTTTAAATACCAAAATATTATGGatgtcaatatttaaataaattaaaatctgtatagttttgttttaaattatagatttcaataataatattttaataatttgcaaGCATGCTCAGACACTTAAACTGATAGGACAGCGATGCATTTTAATCAAGGTTAACAAAACCAAggttaaacattgttaaatgaACAATGCTTACGCTCAGTAGGAAATACTGGGAAAGCACCTGGTTTTACTGGCCATTAAGAggatttaaattatcaattacaaattaaatacattcaataaataagtagattaatttttatttataggtaCACTTGTTTTTTAAGTGTATTAATTTAATAATGTATAATCTATTCAACTAGAAAGCTAACTTGAATGATGAATAAgaacattttaattaaaaaaaagatacatatatCAGCCTCCTACAAATTATTAAGTCGGTCTAACTAAATTTGTCAAACATGAAGCCAAAGAAATGAAAttggatttgtttttatgtttcatCTAataataagtacatgtatatatacatgtatgtaatgcTGAAATTAAGAACTTTTTAAAATCGTTTGTCCATTGCTTTAACAGTATAAAAGGTTACACAATTTTAATATACACACCACTTactgctttataaatattttttcagattACAACACATATGATCTCTACAAACATGTGTATAAATGCATCCCTTAGGCAAAATGTTACTGTGTTTATTTACCATATCATAGATGCATGAttatttacaaactaaaactacaCCTAAAGCATtagatttttaaagataaatctATCAGAGTTGAAATATAAACCCatttaataattacatttaagGTTCATCCAACTAATGTCATTTATGCCATTTgcaatagaatatattaccttttTAGCCCAGTTTGGTAGACCCCACTGAGTTGTCATAAGTCGATGTGTTTTTAAAACCCCTTTGTTGTCAACTTTTCTGTCTAAAACATCAGTACCAATTACTGCAGGATTCAAAGGATTAGGATATTTCTTCCAGGCTGCCTGTACAATTGTGTCCCAACTGTGTctattaaacaaaacatattattaAGTACAAAATGGTAAAAACAAGTAATCTGAATTGCAactacaattatattttaaattacatgtGAATTTCAATTAACTTGTTGTATTGCTATTTTAACCAGTGAACTATTTCCACGGATTATTAGCAATATTGTAACCAGTATAAGTTGTTTGCTGCAAGCAATTATTATTAGTATTGCTGGTTTTAGCAGCTCCCGTAAGCAAACAAGCATTAATTTCTGATGAAAATTTCACAACTTCTTACAAACTATAATCAACTAGCAGCATTACTCCTTattaactgtaaattcagaaatagtgggatgattttattattgtgaaagatgcgacagggttataatggcaataattttaactcacattttgaaatattttatatgatataaacaggtttttttgggtgaaaaaatatcaaattttttgtatttaattgtaaaaattagttAGTTAGCTTTCCATTAAAAAAGGTTAAAAGattgaaacaatttcaaaatttatatcaaatatacatgttatgagGGGAGACAACACTGTAAACATCATGGCTTTTCgacagtgaaaattgaaaacttatttgcagccactgtagctcttttcgaaGCAGGAGACCATACtctgaaacaagatttttttgaaaggccaggtaaaaacttataaatttcatagttttgattatgtaaaatttgcatggatcatgtcttcatggGTGTCCACATCACCTGATTTCAGTTCTTTTATGTTCAAATTAGGCCTTTTTTTTCCCATGTTCTCTGGATggaacttttttaatatatatatatattaaaagtatacTTAATTTTTATTGCATTATAAACTtgagaacattctgattccagtgatatctacttttatacaagtatctttattaatcagtccagCACTAAGGGTCAATTATGCATGGTctctcaaaatatgacgtcatagaaaaaactTTTGATTGCACCCTGATGCAATATAAATTGGCATTACAGATACTGTAAAAGCCGAAATTTTCGTGGaggattttgtttattttgattaattttgtttattttgttgaaagTAAATATCCACGAAATTTAACCTTCATATAATATCACTTCCATTTATtgaaaccacgaaattaaatcccCATGAAAATTAGTGTTTCTCCAGTATTACTTCTGAGAAAAGGCTACCTCTTTTGATGTAGAAACGATATTTTATTAGACATTAGGCATAAAATACTGCAGAATATTTTATATCAGATCAATatggtccctggtggatagttgtctaattggcaatcattccaaattttctcatttttgaatgaaaccagattaaaaaaaaatggagaatgtgtcgccagggacacagatgatgcccctgcttgcatacaacattataaagggacatacACGTGTAACTCAAGAACGATAAAAGTGATTTAAGTGATTTTACCCAAATTCGTAcatgatctgagttttgtggtaacAAGTATTGTGTATAGGTTACATGTTTGGTTGGGGCAAACAGCAAactaaaaaatttacaaatctaTGATTTATAGGAGCATAATTTGATAAggcctaaaaaaaaaagatatgtgttTCCGGtaacatcattttgaaaaatagggtcGGAAGTcggaattcttttttttgacATCGTAAATGAAATCCggaaaattatcatgttttttcCAAGTCCGGATCAGTAATTTATAGTTTCAAAAACCGAAAGTGTgccatttgcaatgtttttgaagCACCTGCTGTGCAAATTTCTTGGATTTTTAACCTATTTGGAATACCttttgacattaataaaatgttttactggcTTTCTATGCAAGAGGAagcaagagagaaaaaatattatgtcattTATCAGAAGCCTGTGTCAAAAACAGGGtcggttgataattttttttaaattttttttttagaagatCCAATAAAAAAGTTAGGGTCGGGGCTAAAAAACAGGGTCGGTCGGGTTACCGTAAACACTGGTCTTTTTTTTCTCAGCCTAATGGTTTAATAATAAGTGACACTACCAAAATtcaacttgatctgtgttttgcgGTAAGAAGCATAGTGTATTAGTTTCCTAAAATTTGATCGAGGCGACTAAGGTAAGAGAGCAGAAACTACAATTTtgcatttcttttcatttataaaggggcataactttaCAAGGGTTAAAGTGACGCCCCCagaattcaaacttgatctgtcttttttttttttttag
This is a stretch of genomic DNA from Mytilus trossulus isolate FHL-02 chromosome 6, PNRI_Mtr1.1.1.hap1, whole genome shotgun sequence. It encodes these proteins:
- the LOC134721974 gene encoding PRELI domain containing protein 3B-like isoform X2, yielding MKIWTSEHTFEHSWDTIVQAAWKKYPNPLNPAVIGTDVLDRKVDNKGVLKTHRLMTTQWGLPNWAKKMVGISDDCYVIEKSDVDLKTNTMSIKSRNLTWCNLVTIDEKLVYATHPEDSSKTHLKQEAVVNIKGVPLSSYLENMITQNINNNAQKGREGLEWVVRKIKVEAETLQTEAATFTKDTFHTIHKVESLFNRDGSL
- the LOC134721974 gene encoding PRELI domain containing protein 3B-like isoform X1, which encodes MKIWTSEHTFEHSWDTIVQAAWKKYPNPLNPAVIGTDVLDRKVDNKGVLKTHRLMTTQWGLPNWAKKILGQDENAYGSEHSEVDPKAKTMTLKSKNLTWCNLVTIDEKLVYATHPEDSSKTHLKQEAVVNIKGVPLSSYLENMITQNINNNAQKGREGLEWVVRKIKVEAETLQTEAATFTKDTFHTIHKVESLFNRDGSL